DNA sequence from the Arthrobacter sp. V1I9 genome:
CGGGGCAGCCGGCTGCCAACCCGGATTGGTCTCTCTTGAAGCCGCGCGGGCTTTTGCTGTTGCCTCGACCGCCGGCTCCAATACCTGGTTCACGCGGCTCCCGGGACTCGCGGGAGCCGATGCTGCGTGGTCCTGGGTGGGGGTCCATTCCGGTCCGGACAGCACCGGGTGCGCATTCGCGGCCGGACCGGATACGAGCTGAACCGAAAGTGCAGCAAGCACCACCCGCTGCATGAGGGCGGGCGAGAGTTTCCGGGTTAGGGCCGCCGCACGGGTCTTGCCGTTTCGATCAAGGAGAGTGGTGGCGCCAGCGAAGAGCAATGCAAGGAACCACCAGCCCACCAATCCAGCTCCGGCGGCTGCCGCGGCTGCCCCTAGGAGGTGCTCCGCCTGAAGTCCCTGGTGCCCGGCGGAGGATTGCTGCCATTGCTCCAGAATCCCGGAACCGGCCGCATAAAGCAGGACACCCAAGAGCAATATGGCCGTCGCGCTTATGACATCGGTCCCTCGACCAGGTTCTGCTGCTTGAGTCACTACTTTTCCTTTTGATGCAGTTTGATGCGGTTTGACATCAGTAGGGACAGTTTGCCTTGCTCTTTCTTTCTTTGTCCAGACGTTGGAGAGAAAAAGTTGTGTTGTTGACGCTGTCTGGGTTGGGCCCTACGCTGGCCGAATGCGCTGGGATGCACTGTTTGGGGACCTCGAGAGCCAACTGGCGGAGGCGGAGCGGCTTGCTCTGGACGCCGAAGTCAATGAGCGGGCGCGGGCGGAGATGGTTGGCCTGGACCTGGCTGACCGACTGCGGGCGGTTTTGGGCTGCCGGTTGACCGTCTATTTGTCATCCGGCGAATCTTTTTCAGGGGCGCTCACCCACGCCGGTGGAGACGCGCTGGTGCTGGATGAAGAACAGCACCAACTGCTCATTCCCTACGCGGCAGCGGTGCGCTACACGGGCCTCGGCCGGCTGTCGGTGGCGGAATCGTCGTCCGTGCGCCGGGGA
Encoded proteins:
- a CDS encoding LysM peptidoglycan-binding domain-containing protein, which produces MTQAAEPGRGTDVISATAILLLGVLLYAAGSGILEQWQQSSAGHQGLQAEHLLGAAAAAAGAGLVGWWFLALLFAGATTLLDRNGKTRAAALTRKLSPALMQRVVLAALSVQLVSGPAANAHPVLSGPEWTPTQDHAASAPASPGSRVNQVLEPAVEATAKARAASRETNPGWQPAAPVAGPGLLAPPAVRAADDTASGAAAAAVTVLAGDTLWDVAAHAMGPGASDVEIAMQWPRWYEANRALIGQNPDVLLPGQILQPPSAT